In one window of Coralliovum pocilloporae DNA:
- a CDS encoding YraN family protein: MRHKPSRTDRKAAERRGRRAEWIAALYLMLKGYRILARRYKTPMGEVDLIARRGRVIAMVEVKARNSVDEAVLAVHPQNRKRIIQASHYWLSRHQTMPDLDIRFDIVAITPGQFPTHLMAAYDESGF; the protein is encoded by the coding sequence ATGCGCCATAAACCCAGCCGGACTGACAGGAAAGCCGCTGAACGGCGCGGTCGCCGTGCGGAATGGATTGCCGCGCTCTATCTGATGCTGAAAGGCTACCGGATCCTCGCCCGCCGCTATAAAACTCCGATGGGAGAAGTGGATCTGATCGCCCGGCGCGGCCGTGTCATTGCCATGGTAGAAGTCAAGGCACGCAACAGTGTGGATGAAGCCGTTCTTGCCGTTCATCCCCAAAACCGAAAGCGGATCATTCAGGCCAGCCATTACTGGCTTTCCCGCCATCAGACCATGCCTGATCTGGACATCCGCTTCGATATTGTGGCCATCACGCCGGGGCAATTTCCGACCCATCTGATGGCCGCCTATGACGAAAGCGGGTTTTGA
- the rsmI gene encoding 16S rRNA (cytidine(1402)-2'-O)-methyltransferase, producing the protein MSESEHGNSGFSIGRYRHDAPRLEPGLYIVATPIGNLRDITVRALETLAAADLIACEDTRVSRTLLNHFGISARLIAYHEHNAERQTPVITTALADGKCVALISDAGTPLISDPGYRLVTTCLDAGHVVVPIPGPSALTTALCAAGLPTDRFLFSGFLPNKSAARRKQLSDLAAIQATLVFYEAPSRIVASLDDMCACLGPQRTATLARELTKRFEEFRHDTLENLATSVKDSPPKGEIVVMVAPDTPKETGAQDLDALLTDLLSEHRLKDAVTEAVALTGLQKRMVYQRALELSKAASDAP; encoded by the coding sequence ATGAGCGAATCGGAACACGGTAACAGCGGGTTCAGTATTGGACGGTATCGGCATGATGCGCCCCGTCTTGAGCCCGGCCTCTATATTGTTGCGACCCCGATCGGCAATCTCCGGGACATCACCGTCAGAGCTCTGGAAACATTGGCGGCAGCCGACCTGATTGCCTGTGAGGATACCCGGGTCAGCCGCACGCTTTTGAACCATTTCGGCATTTCAGCCAGGCTGATTGCCTATCACGAGCACAATGCAGAACGGCAGACACCCGTGATCACCACAGCTCTTGCAGATGGCAAATGCGTGGCTCTTATCAGCGACGCGGGAACGCCGTTGATTTCTGACCCAGGCTATCGTCTGGTCACAACCTGCCTCGATGCAGGACATGTGGTGGTACCCATTCCCGGACCATCCGCCCTGACCACAGCCCTTTGTGCGGCCGGACTGCCAACGGACCGGTTTCTTTTCAGCGGCTTTCTGCCGAACAAGTCTGCAGCCCGTCGCAAACAGCTGTCGGACCTCGCTGCCATTCAGGCAACGCTGGTGTTCTACGAAGCTCCAAGCCGTATTGTGGCCAGTCTTGATGACATGTGCGCCTGCCTCGGCCCGCAGCGAACAGCCACATTAGCGCGCGAGCTGACCAAGCGATTTGAGGAATTTCGTCACGACACGCTCGAAAACCTCGCGACCTCTGTCAAAGACAGTCCGCCCAAAGGAGAGATCGTGGTGATGGTCGCTCCGGACACACCAAAGGAGACAGGCGCTCAGGATCTTGATGCCCTCCTCACGGATCTGCTGTCGGAACATCGCCTGAAGGATGCCGTTACTGAAGCCGTCGCTCTGACCGGGCTGCAAAAACGCATGGTCTACCAGCGCGCCCTGGAGCTGTCCAAAGCGGCATCAGATGCGCCATAA
- a CDS encoding penicillin-binding protein activator, with translation MTPLLSTVTIAAHDAEKPDEEAIVSVDTFANKKRGIAGLFSRRTAAAVTIAAAGLLAACQQSINFGGTPPPGGVQTPTLQTNAPPQGELLGAGSVRVALLAPLSANGNTGRLAQTLRNAAELALNDFQGADIHVVVKDTGGRPDQARIAAEQAVAEGAELIIGPLISANVKAVGTVARPANVPVIAFSTDVGAAARGIHLLSFLPQNDVQAIVGYASSQGRRSYAALIPQTSYGTVVEAAFRQEVARRGGRIVSIERYAVNSSSSDFSHLQEPANRIAQVAPQVDAIFLPDAGDIAPFMAQILSAAKVDFRKVKLLGTGQWNDKRIFNESTFRKAWFPGPGTTGFKRFSDRYQAAYNSTPPRVASLGYDAVILAAGLVRAAGPERFSNRVLTNADGFLGIDGVFRFLQDGTNQRGLAIYEVTNGGSREINPAPRSFRNTGF, from the coding sequence TTGACACCTCTCCTCTCCACCGTCACAATTGCGGCACATGATGCGGAAAAACCTGATGAGGAGGCCATCGTGTCGGTTGACACCTTTGCCAATAAGAAACGCGGAATAGCCGGCCTGTTTTCGCGCCGGACCGCTGCTGCTGTGACCATCGCAGCCGCTGGCCTTCTGGCTGCCTGCCAGCAATCAATCAATTTCGGTGGCACGCCACCTCCAGGCGGTGTTCAGACACCCACCCTGCAGACCAATGCTCCGCCACAGGGAGAACTGCTGGGTGCAGGATCTGTTCGTGTTGCATTGCTGGCGCCTCTCTCGGCCAATGGCAATACCGGTCGTCTGGCCCAGACCTTGCGGAATGCGGCGGAACTGGCTCTGAATGATTTTCAGGGCGCTGATATTCATGTGGTCGTCAAGGATACGGGCGGCAGACCGGATCAGGCCCGGATAGCGGCAGAGCAGGCCGTTGCTGAAGGGGCTGAACTGATTATCGGCCCGTTGATTTCTGCCAATGTGAAAGCCGTCGGCACTGTTGCCCGTCCGGCCAATGTGCCGGTTATTGCCTTTTCCACCGATGTGGGAGCGGCTGCGCGTGGCATCCATCTTCTGAGTTTCCTGCCACAGAATGATGTGCAGGCGATTGTCGGCTATGCCTCCTCGCAGGGACGTCGTTCCTATGCGGCGCTTATTCCGCAGACCAGCTACGGCACTGTTGTGGAAGCGGCCTTCCGACAGGAAGTGGCCCGACGCGGCGGGCGTATCGTCTCGATTGAACGCTATGCGGTGAATTCGTCCAGCAGCGATTTCTCTCACCTTCAGGAACCGGCCAACCGGATTGCACAGGTCGCGCCGCAGGTTGATGCGATCTTCCTGCCGGATGCCGGTGATATCGCACCATTCATGGCGCAGATCCTGTCAGCGGCCAAAGTGGATTTCCGCAAGGTGAAACTGCTTGGCACAGGACAATGGAACGACAAGCGGATTTTCAATGAATCCACGTTCCGCAAAGCCTGGTTCCCGGGCCCTGGAACGACCGGTTTCAAACGGTTCTCCGACCGTTATCAGGCTGCCTATAACAGCACGCCACCTCGTGTGGCATCCCTTGGATATGATGCGGTCATTCTGGCAGCCGGACTTGTTCGCGCGGCCGGGCCGGAGCGATTCTCCAATCGGGTGCTCACCAATGCTGATGGTTTCCTCGGCATTGACGGTGTCTTCCGCTTCCTGCAGGACGGGACCAACCAGCGTGGGCTCGCCATCTACGAAGTGACCAACGGTGGATCACGCGAGATCAACCCTGCACCGCGTAGCTTCCGAAATACGGGATTCTGA
- the hemW gene encoding radical SAM family heme chaperone HemW, whose product MAEADPAPFGLYIHWPFCAAKCPYCDFNSHVRHKPVNQAEFLKAYLTELRFVATRTPGRTLSSIFFGGGTPSLMDPATVDVLLSETAKLWGHQPDIEITLEANPASADARNFRGYRSAGVNRVSLGVQSFHDDDLKTLGRLHSAREAQEAITLARDVFPRLSFDLIYARPNQSLSDWEQELEQAFAYAADHLSLYQLTIEPETPFAALHKRGRLVVPDNDLAADFYDLTQALTRAHGLPAYEISNHARPGAEARHNLLYWRYGEYAGIGAGAHGRLVGANARYATIAERHPESWFKLVMEQGHGFIEDRPLVPEEEADEMLIMGLRLKEGLSLPPYEQLRGRLIDQSRLETLLETGLVTVDDNRRLSLTADGFPVMDAIAAELAA is encoded by the coding sequence ATGGCTGAGGCAGACCCCGCCCCCTTCGGCCTCTATATTCATTGGCCATTCTGCGCGGCCAAATGCCCTTATTGCGATTTCAACAGCCATGTGCGGCACAAGCCGGTCAATCAGGCCGAGTTTCTCAAGGCTTACCTGACGGAGCTGCGCTTTGTTGCTACACGGACACCCGGACGTACGCTTTCCTCCATTTTCTTTGGTGGCGGAACGCCATCCCTGATGGACCCCGCAACAGTTGATGTTCTTCTTTCAGAGACCGCAAAACTCTGGGGTCATCAGCCGGATATCGAAATCACGCTGGAAGCCAACCCGGCCAGCGCTGATGCGCGGAATTTTCGCGGCTATCGGTCAGCCGGGGTCAACCGGGTGTCTCTGGGAGTCCAGTCTTTCCACGATGACGACCTGAAAACCCTCGGTCGTCTTCATTCCGCGAGGGAGGCCCAGGAGGCCATTACCCTTGCCCGGGATGTGTTTCCACGCCTGTCCTTCGACCTGATCTATGCCCGCCCGAACCAGAGCCTTTCTGACTGGGAACAGGAGCTTGAGCAGGCCTTTGCCTATGCTGCGGATCATCTATCACTCTATCAGCTGACCATTGAGCCCGAGACGCCATTTGCCGCCCTGCACAAGCGCGGGCGACTGGTTGTCCCGGATAATGACCTTGCCGCTGATTTTTATGACCTGACCCAGGCATTGACCCGCGCGCATGGCCTTCCGGCCTATGAAATTTCCAATCATGCCCGTCCCGGCGCAGAAGCCCGGCATAACCTGCTTTACTGGCGCTATGGAGAATATGCAGGGATCGGTGCCGGTGCCCATGGGCGGCTGGTCGGTGCCAATGCCCGATATGCCACAATTGCCGAACGGCATCCGGAAAGCTGGTTCAAGCTGGTCATGGAACAGGGACATGGCTTCATTGAAGACCGCCCGCTGGTTCCTGAAGAAGAAGCTGATGAGATGCTGATTATGGGCCTGCGCCTGAAGGAAGGTCTGTCGCTTCCGCCCTATGAGCAGTTACGGGGACGCCTGATCGATCAAAGCCGCCTGGAAACCCTGCTGGAAACCGGGCTGGTTACAGTTGATGACAACCGTCGCCTTTCCCTCACAGCTGACGGTTTTCCTGTTATGGACGCCATTGCAGCAGAACTTGCCGCATAA
- the rdgB gene encoding RdgB/HAM1 family non-canonical purine NTP pyrophosphatase encodes MDVRRLTEGTLVVASHNQGKVREIRELLAPFSIPVKSAGDLDLEEPEETGDTFEANAILKAEAAAKATGLPALADDSGLAIDALDGDPGIYSARWAGPEKDFPMAMRTVEEKLQAKGALTPEGRTARFVAVLCLAWPDGHHDLFRGEVEGQIVWPPRGEKGFGYDPVFLPEGEDKTFGEMTADEKHGPRGDACGLSHRARAFALFSETCLGDNG; translated from the coding sequence ATGGATGTTCGTCGCCTGACCGAAGGCACCCTTGTGGTTGCCAGCCATAACCAGGGCAAGGTCCGGGAAATCAGGGAACTCCTGGCCCCGTTCAGCATCCCGGTCAAAAGCGCCGGAGATCTTGATCTGGAAGAACCGGAGGAAACCGGCGACACATTTGAGGCCAATGCCATTCTCAAGGCAGAGGCCGCAGCCAAAGCGACCGGCCTGCCTGCTCTTGCTGACGATTCTGGCCTCGCGATTGATGCTCTTGATGGCGATCCTGGCATTTATTCAGCCCGCTGGGCGGGGCCTGAAAAGGATTTTCCCATGGCCATGCGGACCGTTGAGGAAAAACTGCAGGCCAAAGGTGCCCTGACACCGGAAGGCCGGACCGCCCGGTTTGTCGCGGTTCTCTGCCTGGCCTGGCCGGACGGTCATCATGACCTGTTCCGGGGTGAAGTTGAGGGACAGATCGTCTGGCCCCCGCGCGGCGAGAAAGGCTTTGGCTATGATCCTGTCTTTCTGCCGGAGGGTGAAGACAAGACCTTTGGCGAGATGACCGCTGACGAGAAGCACGGCCCCCGCGGCGATGCGTGTGGTCTGTCCCATCGGGCCCGGGCCTTTGCGCTGTTTTCGGAAACCTGTCTCGGCGATAATGGCTGA
- the rph gene encoding ribonuclease PH, which translates to MRPSLREVDEMRSVKMEQSFSRHAEGSCLIRCGQTHVLCTASLEERVPPWLRGGGKGWVTAEYGMLPRSTSDRMRREATAGKQSGRTQEIQRLIGRSLRAVVNLQALGERQITIDCDVLQADGGTRTASITGAWVALHQCLSWMAKRDMISSVDAVLKDQVAAISCGIYRGNAVLDLDYPEDSEAETDANFVMTGSGGIVEIQGTAEGAPFSEEQFNSLLGLAKKGIGELVDLQKQTIGA; encoded by the coding sequence ATGCGTCCGTCATTGCGCGAAGTCGATGAAATGCGTTCCGTGAAGATGGAACAGAGCTTTTCCCGCCACGCGGAAGGTTCCTGCCTGATCCGATGCGGACAGACCCACGTTCTTTGCACGGCCAGCCTTGAAGAGCGGGTTCCGCCCTGGCTGCGTGGTGGCGGCAAAGGCTGGGTCACAGCCGAATATGGCATGCTGCCGCGATCCACATCAGACCGCATGCGTCGCGAGGCAACAGCCGGGAAGCAATCGGGACGGACGCAGGAAATCCAGCGCCTGATCGGGCGTTCCCTCCGGGCAGTGGTCAACCTTCAGGCTCTTGGCGAACGACAGATTACCATCGACTGCGACGTGCTGCAGGCGGATGGCGGTACCCGAACAGCATCAATCACCGGCGCCTGGGTGGCCCTGCACCAGTGCCTGAGCTGGATGGCAAAACGTGACATGATCAGCTCCGTGGATGCTGTTCTGAAAGACCAGGTCGCCGCTATTTCCTGTGGAATCTATCGCGGCAATGCAGTGCTTGATCTGGATTATCCGGAAGATTCAGAAGCAGAGACAGACGCCAATTTCGTAATGACCGGCAGTGGCGGCATTGTCGAAATTCAGGGAACAGCCGAAGGCGCGCCATTCTCTGAAGAGCAGTTCAACAGCCTTCTCGGGCTGGCCAAGAAAGGCATTGGCGAACTGGTTGACCTTCAGAAACAGACCATCGGAGCGTAA